The following coding sequences are from one Plasmodium sp. gorilla clade G2 genome assembly, chromosome: 1 window:
- a CDS encoding proteasome subunit beta type-3,putative has translation MGSIYNYNGGCVLGMSGSKCVAIACDLRLGANTFTTVSTKFSKIFKMNNNVYVGLSGLATDIQTLYEILRYRVNLYEIRQDAEMDVECFANMLSSILYSNRFSPYFVNPIVVGFKLKHYIDEEGEKKVNYEPYLTAYDLIGAKCETNDFVVNGVTSEQLFGMCESLYVKDQDENGLFETISQCLLSALDRDCISGWGAEVLVLTPEKIIKKKLKARMD, from the exons atg GgttctatatataattataatggaGGCTGTGTTTTAGGTATGAGCGGATCCAAATGTGTTGCGATAGCATGTGATTTGAGATTAGGAGCTAATACATTTACAACTGTTAGTACAAAATTTAGTAAAATTTTCAAgatgaataataatgtatatgtAGGATTAAGTGGATTAGCTACAGATATACAAACATTATATGAGATATTAAGATATCGTgttaatttatatgaaattaGGCAAGATGCAGAAATGGATGTTGAATGTTTTGCAAATATGTTATCAAGCATATTATATTCTAATAGATTTTCTCCATATTTTGTTAATCCTATAGTTGTTGGATTTAAACTTAAACATTATATAGATGAAGAAGGAGAAAAGAAAGTGAACTATGAACCTTATCTTACAGCATATGATTTAATTGGAGCCAAATGTGAAACCAATGATTTTGTTGTCAATGGAGTGACATCTGAACAACTTTTTGGAATGTGTGAATCGTTATATGTCAAGGATcag gaTGAAAATGGACTTTTTGAAACAATATCCCAGTGTTTGTTGAGTGCTTTAGATAGAGACTGTATCTCAGGATGGGGAGCCGAAGTTTTAGTTTT aACTCCTGAAAAAATTATCAAGAAAAAGCTTAAAGCAAGAATGGATTAA